CGAATATTTTAAAGCAGCAGGTTATTTCTGCTCCAATATGGATAAGTCATTTGAAAAAATGGGTAAAACCGATTTTAATTTTGAAACTGATAATATTTTCGATGCCATAGACTGGAAGGACAGGAATAAAGGTCAACCCTTTTATGCACAGGTTAATATAAAATATCCGCACCGCGATTTTGAACACGACAGCAAACATCCTATTGATTACAAGTCAGTAACAGTTCCTGCTTGTTATCCTGATCACGAATTAATAAGGGCCGATTGGGCCATGTACCTTGAAAGTATTCAGCATTTGGATGAAGTAATAGGTAACATCACCGAGCGCTTAAAAGCGGAAGGCCGTGGGAAAATACCATCATTTTTTTCTTCGGCGATAATGGCCGTCCGCATTTACGCGATAAGCAATTTCTTTACGAAGGCGGATTAAATGTTCCTTTAATTGTGTACAATCCGTTTACACCTGAAAAAAATAAGGTAAGCCAAGCCCTGGTAAGTATGATTGACGTTACGGCAACATCGCTTGATTTGGCGGGAATTCAGGTACCAGAATATATGCATGGACAGGTGTTTTTAGGAGAAAATGCGGTAAAAAGAGAATATGTATATGGTTTTCGTCAGCGATGTGGCGATGCTCCCGATAATATCAGAAGTATAAACAATGGAGAGTTTAAGTTGATTTGGAACCGAATGCCGGAAATTCCCTATATGCAGTTAAGCAGTTACAAACGCTTGCAATACCCGGCATTTACCGTATACAAATACCTCCACTCGAAAGGGGAGTTGGGCTACCCATATAATTTGTTTATGGCCAAAAAACGACCCGAATTTGAATTGTATGATTTAAGGTCAGATCCTATGGAATTTAATAACCTGGCCGGTAAAAAGGAATTCAGCGAAATAGAATCGAAACTTAAAATACAGTTGCAATCGGCCTTAAAGGTATATGAGCGAGGGATGATAACCGAGGATGAGGCAACTATTGCAAAAGCAAAGGAAAGTTCGGCAAAATGGTTTAAAAACGCCATGGCAAATAAAGGTTACACCGGAGAAATAAGCGATGAAGAAATGATGGAATATTGGGAAAAAACATTGCTCGAACAATAGCTGAATAGTTAGAATAGAATTGAAAATAAACCAAAGAAAAAGATGAACTATAAACTTGTTTTCATTTACCTGATTATCCTGTTTTTAACGGGAAATAGTTTTGGGCAGACCGATTTTGATTTTGCTGAGATGCTGCCTGAAAAATTTGACAAAGCAAATATAATTGCAGAAGAAGATTATAATGTTTGGGGAACCAATATTTTAAGAGGAAAAGATGGGAAATACCATGCTATTTATTCGCGTTGGTTAAAAAGCCGCGGGCATCATGGTTGGGTTACCCATTCCGAAATTGCTCATGCTGTTTCCGACCATTTAACCGGACCTTATAAGTTTAAAAATTTGGTGCTGTCACCACGGGGTAACGAGTTTTGGGATGGCGATTGTACCCACAATCCGCATGTAATTGAGCACGATGGCAAATACTACCTTTACCACATGGGAAACCGGGGTAGCGGCTATTGGGAGAATACTCCTGATGATCGGATGCCATCGATAAAAGATGACGAAGAATGGTGGGTAAATCGCAATAACCAGCGTATTGGTGTAGCTGTTGCCGACGATTTAAACGGGCCATGGAAACGTTTTGATAAACCACTGATTGATGCCACCGGAGATCGTTGGATGACCTCAACTCCAACCGTTACAAAACGTACGGATGGCAAATTTCTGATGGCCTACAAATACGTACAAGCCGACCCAAAACATAAAAACGGGAAAGTAATTCATGTTACCGCAATATCGAGCTCTCCCTTAGGGCCTTTTAAAGACACAGGCATACCATTTATTACGCACCCAACCGCTTCGTTTGCCTGCGACGACCACCTGGAGTGGCTGCATAACGGAAACTTTTATTGTATTGCCAAAGATTCCAGAGGTGTTTGGAGTGATTACCCCGAGGGATCCACGCTTCTGTTCGAGTCTGACAACATGGGACTACACTGGAAATTAGCCAAAAATCCGCTTGTTATTGAAGCCGGAAAAATAAACTGGACAGATGGTACATTTACCATGTGCGAACGCACGGCCGATATGCCAAAGTTTTATATGGAAAATGGTGTGCCCAAAGCTTTAATTATTGCCGTGCTTCCTAAAGACAGCGAAATATCATTTTCGCTGGTTATTCCCTTGAAGCAAGCCAAACAAATCACCGAAGCTTTCCCTTACACGGTAAGCCCCGAAAGTACACAACGTCCGTTAAGCGAAGCCATGCAACGCAGTTTTAATAATTATCCCTCGCATGTAAATGCCGAAAACGAATTATACACACAATTTAAATATACCAAATTAAAAGGCTTTGATTATAACGATGGTGATGCTACCATTACCCGCCGCGATCCCTCGAAAGTGCTTTGTGAAAACGGCAAGTATTACGTTTGGTACACCAAGCGCGACACCCCATCGCCACCTGTTGGAACCTTTGCACGCGATACAAAAGGTTTTATTATTGAGGGAAAGGTTCCATGGAATGATACCATCCCTTCAACCGACTGGGATCTAGCTGAAATTTGGTATGCCACCAGCGAAGATGGATTTACCTGGCAAGAACAAGGCGTTGCCGTTCCCCGTCCTCCTAAACCAACTCCCGGATTTCGAGCGGTAGCCACGCCTGATATTCTGAAATACAAAGAAAAATTCTACATTTATTACCAGGCTTTTACCGAGCCCAGTGGTATGCGTGGCGATTACTGTCCTGTGGGTGTAGCCTGGTCCGATTCTCCGGATGGGCCATGGACTCATGTTGACAAGGTGGTAATTCCTACCGGCGCAAAAGGCGAATGGGACCAGTTTGCCATTCAGGCACCAACACCACTTGTACATAACGATAAAATTTATGTGTATTACAAAGCTGCCTTTAACCGTCCCGGAACAGTGTGGAGTGGGATTGGTTTAGCTGTTGCTGATGATCCCCTTGGACCATTTGAAAAGCATCCGCTAAATCCCGTGCAAAATTCGGGACATGAAATTTGTTTTTTCCCATGGAAAGAAGGGGTAGCATCGATGACGATCAGAGATGGGAGCGAGCATTTCACTATACAGTATGCCAAAGACTGGGTGAATTTTGAAATTATGGCAATTACAGAAATGATGCCTATTGGCCCTAATGCCTATATTCCTGATGCTTTTGCCGATAATAAAAACGGGCGTGGAATAACATGGGGAATTTGCCATTTTAGAAACGTGCGCGGGCCAAACGGTAAAATGCATTCGGAACTGGCGCGTTTTGATTGCGACCTAAGTCTTGACATACACGACCCCGAAATGAAACACCATAACAACCTTTGGAATCCTGAAGATTATTACCGTTGGGGATTATCCGAAAAACAAAAAGAAAGAATTGCCAGCCAAAACAACCAACAACAGCAATAAATATGAAGCAGCTTGTTCTCAGTGCGCTTGTAGTGGCTTTTACTGTAAGTGCGTGTACCAATACAAAAACTAACCATGAATAATCCGGTGTGAAAGGTGAAAATCAAGTTTTTCCGCATAAAATGCCGGAAACAAAACCTGATTTTCCTTTGAGTGCAGCTGCCGAACGCATGTTCGATTATCCGGCACCACGGGTACAGGACAATGAACTGTTTTCTCAGAATTAATTGTTGCAGTAAAATAAAAAAAAGCCATTCGTAAATACGAATGGCTTTTTAATCCGTCGGGATGACAGGATTTGAACCTGCGACCCCTGGTCCCCCAGACCAGTGCGCTAACCGGACTGCGCCACATCCCGAATCAGGATTGCAAAAGTAGTGTTACAATTGATTTTTACAAAACTTTTTTAGGGCTTTTGCAACTAATTTTTTATACGTTATAGAAATCAATTATCACAACTTTGTTATTATCGATTGAATTTATGATAATCAATGCACTTTGTTTTGTATTTTTGTCGAACTAAAAATTTACGCAGATGTTTAAACCACTTGATATTAACGAAAACGAAGAAAAGAAAAACCTTGATGCTATGGAGGCAGAACAGGTAAAATGTTTGATTATAGGTTCCGGACCGGCAGGCTATACCGCTGCAATTTACGCAGCACGTGCCAACTTAAATCCGGTAATGTACGAAGGATTGCAACCGGGAGGGCAATTAACCACTACAACGGAAGTAGAAAATTACCCCGGTTATCCGGAAGGAGTTACAGGGCCGGTAATGATGGAAGATCTCAAAAAACAAGCTCAACGCTTTGGTACCGATGTACGCTGGGGAATGGCAACAAAAGTTGATTTCTCGGGCGAAGTGCATAAAGTATGGATAGACGA
Above is a genomic segment from uncultured Draconibacterium sp. containing:
- a CDS encoding sulfatase/phosphatase domain-containing protein produces the protein MFFFGDNGRPHLRDKQFLYEGGLNVPLIVYNPFTPEKNKVSQALVSMIDVTATSLDLAGIQVPEYMHGQVFLGENAVKREYVYGFRQRCGDAPDNIRSINNGEFKLIWNRMPEIPYMQLSSYKRLQYPAFTVYKYLHSKGELGYPYNLFMAKKRPEFELYDLRSDPMEFNNLAGKKEFSEIESKLKIQLQSALKVYERGMITEDEATIAKAKESSAKWFKNAMANKGYTGEISDEEMMEYWEKTLLEQ
- a CDS encoding sulfatase-like hydrolase/transferase — encoded protein: MLKFKSLFTGLFFALLLTSCSKNQPQPNILWIYSDDIGLELGCYGNPDVKTPNIDALAAQGVRYTKAYTTTSVCSSSRSSIITGMYPTAINSLEHRTINKLPLPDHIQPVTEYFKAAGYFCSNMDKSFEKMGKTDFNFETDNIFDAIDWKDRNKGQPFYAQVNIKYPHRDFEHDSKHPIDYKSVTVPACYPDHELIRADWAMYLESIQHLDEVIGNITERLKAEGRGKIPSFFSSAIMAVRIYAISNFFTKAD
- a CDS encoding family 43 glycosylhydrolase translates to MNYKLVFIYLIILFLTGNSFGQTDFDFAEMLPEKFDKANIIAEEDYNVWGTNILRGKDGKYHAIYSRWLKSRGHHGWVTHSEIAHAVSDHLTGPYKFKNLVLSPRGNEFWDGDCTHNPHVIEHDGKYYLYHMGNRGSGYWENTPDDRMPSIKDDEEWWVNRNNQRIGVAVADDLNGPWKRFDKPLIDATGDRWMTSTPTVTKRTDGKFLMAYKYVQADPKHKNGKVIHVTAISSSPLGPFKDTGIPFITHPTASFACDDHLEWLHNGNFYCIAKDSRGVWSDYPEGSTLLFESDNMGLHWKLAKNPLVIEAGKINWTDGTFTMCERTADMPKFYMENGVPKALIIAVLPKDSEISFSLVIPLKQAKQITEAFPYTVSPESTQRPLSEAMQRSFNNYPSHVNAENELYTQFKYTKLKGFDYNDGDATITRRDPSKVLCENGKYYVWYTKRDTPSPPVGTFARDTKGFIIEGKVPWNDTIPSTDWDLAEIWYATSEDGFTWQEQGVAVPRPPKPTPGFRAVATPDILKYKEKFYIYYQAFTEPSGMRGDYCPVGVAWSDSPDGPWTHVDKVVIPTGAKGEWDQFAIQAPTPLVHNDKIYVYYKAAFNRPGTVWSGIGLAVADDPLGPFEKHPLNPVQNSGHEICFFPWKEGVASMTIRDGSEHFTIQYAKDWVNFEIMAITEMMPIGPNAYIPDAFADNKNGRGITWGICHFRNVRGPNGKMHSELARFDCDLSLDIHDPEMKHHNNLWNPEDYYRWGLSEKQKERIASQNNQQQQ